The Leishmania braziliensis MHOM/BR/75/M2904 complete genome, chromosome 4 genome includes a window with the following:
- a CDS encoding putative 60S ribosomal protein L10 translates to MARRPSRCYRFCKNKPYPKSRFCRGVPDPKIRNFDIGRRRATVDEFPVCIHVVSRELEQIASEALEAARIQANKYMVKRANKDVFHMRIRAHPFHVLRINKMLSCAGADRLQTGMRGAFGKPNGVCARVRIGQILLSMRTKEAYVPQAYEALRRAKMKFPGRQIIVTSKYWGFTNILRTEYEALRDAGKLEQRGIHCKMIVPKGKITMRNVMA, encoded by the coding sequence ATGGCCCGCCGTCCATCCCGCTGCTACCGGTTCTGCAAGAACAAGCCGTACCCGAAGTCGCGCTTCTGCCGCGGTGTGCCGGATCCGAAGATCCGCAACTTCGACATTGGCCGCCGTCGCGCCACCGTCGATGAGTTCCCGGTGTGCATCCACGTCGTGTCCCGCGAGCTGGAGCAGATCGCGTccgaggcgctggaggcggcccGCATTCAGGCCAACAAGTACATGGTGAAGCGGGCCAACAAGGATGTGTTCCACATGCGCATCCGCGCCCACCCCTTCCACGTGCTGCGCATCAACAAGATGCTCTCCTGCGCCGGTGCCGATCGTCTGCAGACCGGCATGCGCGGTGCCTTCGGTAAGCCCAACGGCGTGTGCGCCCGCGTCCGCATCGGTCAGATCCTGCTGTCCATGCGCACCAAGGAGGCGTACGTGCCGCAGGCCTATGAGGCCCTGCGCCGCGCCAAGATGAAGTTCCCTGGCCGCCAGATCATCGTGACATCCAAGTACTGGGGCTTCACCAACATCCTGCGCACCGAGTACGAGGCTCTGCGCGACGCCGGCAAGctcgagcagcgcggcaTCCACTGCAAGATGATCGTCCCCAAGGGCAAGATCACGATGCGCAACGTGATGGCGTAa